In one window of Helianthus annuus cultivar XRQ/B chromosome 17, HanXRQr2.0-SUNRISE, whole genome shotgun sequence DNA:
- the LOC110937508 gene encoding pyruvate dehydrogenase E1 component subunit alpha, mitochondrial, translating to MALARRSSSLLKPLSTASSSSFLHRRPFSTDDTTTITVETSVPFTGHNCEPPSRSVDTTPKELMSFFTDMALMRRMEIAADSLYKSKLIRGFCHLYDGQEAVCIGMEAAITKKDCIITAYRDHCIFLGRGGTLLESFSELMGRQAGCSRGKGGSMHFYKKDACFFGGHGIVGAQVPLGCGLAFAQKYRKEDHVTFAMYGDGAANQGQLFEALNMAALWDLPAILVCENNHYGMGTAEWRAAKSPAYYKRGDYVPGLKVDGMDAFAVKQACKFAKEHALKNGPIILEMDTYRYHGHSMSDPGSTYRTRDEISGVRQERDPIERLRKLILAHDLATEKELKDIEKQARKEVDEAIAQAKESPMPDESELFTNVYRKGFGVESFGADRKELRATLP from the exons aTGGCTCTAGCTCGCCGGAGTTCCAGTCTCCTCAAGCCTCTCTCCACTGCCTCCTCCTCCTCATTCCTCCACCGCCGCCCCTTCTCCACCGACGACACCACCACAATCACCGTCGAAACCAGCGTCCCCTTCACCGGCCACAACTGCGAACCTCCGTCGAGATCCGTTGATACAACTCCTAAAGAGCTCATGAGCTTCTTCACCGATATGGCACTCATGCGCCGTATGGAGATCGCCGCTGACTCTCTTTACAAATCAAAACTTATCCGAGGGTTTTGTCATTTGTACGATGGACAGGAAGCTGTGTGTATAG GTATGGAGGCCGCGATCACGAAAAAGGATTGCATAATCACGGCGTATCGTGATCATTGTATATTTCTAGGCCGCGGTGGGACGTTATTGGAGAGTTTTTCAGAGCTAATGGGCCGGCAAGCGGGTTGTTCGAGGGGAAAAGGAGGATCAATGCATTTTTATAAAAAAGATGCATGTTTTTTCGGTGGTCATGGGATTGTTGGAGCTCAGGTTCCGTTAGGGTGTGGATTGGCGTTTGCGCAGAAGTATCGGAAGGAAGATCATGTGACTTTTGCTATGTATGGTGATGGTGCTGCTAATCAAGGGCAGTTGTTTGAGGCGTTGAATATGGCTGCTCTTTGGGACTTGCCTGCTATTTTGGTGTGCGAGAATAATCACT ATGGTATGGGTACAGCTGAATGGAGAGCTGCAAAGAGTCCTGCTTATTACAAGCGAGGGGATTATGTTCCTGGATTAAAG GTTGATGGTATGGATGCCTTCGCTGTCAAACAAGCTTGCAAATTTGCAAAGGAACATGCTTTGAAGAATGGACCCATT ATTCTTGAAATGGACACGTACAGGTATCATGGTCACTCCATGTCTGATCCTGGTAGCACCTACCGTACCCGTGATGAAATTAGCGGTGTCAGACAG GAACGTGATCCTATTGAAAGATTAAGAAAGTTGATACTTGCTCATGATCTAGCCACTGAAAAAGAACTCAAG GACATAGAGAAACAAGCTAGAAAAGAAGTTGATGAAGCCATTGCTCAAGCCAAG GAAAGCCCAATGCCAGATGAATCTGAACTCTTTACCAATGTTTACCGTAAAGGATTCGGGGTCGAG TCATTTGGAGCAGACAGGAAAGAACTGAGAGCTACACTTCCCTGA